The Zingiber officinale cultivar Zhangliang chromosome 9A, Zo_v1.1, whole genome shotgun sequence genome window below encodes:
- the LOC122021587 gene encoding NAC domain-containing protein 83-like — translation MERKTGMLKLPPGFRFHPTDEELVVQYLKRKVFSCPLPSSVIRDINLAKFDPWDLSGGCEEERYFFNLKEAKYPTGSRSNRAAGSGYWKATGKEKPIKSSSFGQVVGMKQVFVFFRGKPATGAKTDWVMHEYRLAGAESPACVFPQRKNSTHSCTVPNGDWVLCRIFKKKRATDVDADTAGDETIPCNMIQFIDLMGETDRDGSHQPSTCLSDSSCLTESSDGSSGGEESDSRRSPLA, via the exons ATGGAGAGGAAAACAGGCATGCTGAAGCTGCCTCCTGGGTTCAGATTCCACCCCACTGATGAAGAGCTGGTGGTGCAGTACCTGAAGAGGAAGGTCTTCTCCTGCCCGTTGCCTTCCTCCGTCATTCGTGACATCAATCTCGCAAAGTTTGACCCCTGGGATTTATCAG GTGGATGCGAAGAGGAGAGATACTTCTTCAATCTGAAGGAGGCGAAATACCCGACTGGGAGCCGGTCGAACCGAGCGGCCGGATCGGGTTACTGGAAGGCCACCGGCAAGGAAAAACCGATCAAGTCCTCTAGCTTCGGCCAGGTGGTGGGGATGAAGCAGGTGTTTGTCTTCTTCCGAGGGAAGCCTGCGACCGGCGCCAAGACCGACTGGGTCATGCACGAGTACCGGCTCGCCGGCGCCGAGAGCCCGGCCTGCGTCTTCCCTCAGAGAAAGAACTCAACTCAC AGCTGCACGGTGCCGAACGGAGATTGGGTGCTCTGTCgcatttttaagaagaaaagagccACCGACGTGGATGCGGACACGGCAGGAGATGAAACAATTCCATGCAATATGATCCAATTCATTGATCTCATGGGGGAGACAGATAGAGACGGAAGCCATCAGCCTTCCACCTGTTTATCCGATTCCAGCTGCCTCACCGAGTCCTCAGATGGATCCAGCGGCGGAGAGGAGAGCGATTCTAGAAGATCACCACTTGCTTAG